The Gallus gallus isolate bGalGal1 chromosome 3, bGalGal1.mat.broiler.GRCg7b, whole genome shotgun sequence genome window below encodes:
- the XPO1 gene encoding exportin-1, with protein sequence MPAIMTMLADHAARQLLDFNQKLDINLLDNVVNCLYHGEGAQQRMAQEVLTHLKEHPDAWTRVDTILEFSQNMNTKYYGLQILENVIKTRWKILPRNQCEGIKKYVVGLIIKTSSDPTCVEKEKVYIGKLNMILVQILKQEWPKHWPTFISDIVGASRTSESLCQNNMVILKLLSEEVFDFSSGQITQVKAKHLKDSMCNEFSQIFQLCQFVMENSQNAPLVHATLETLLRFLNWIPLGYIFETKLISTLIYKFLNVPMFRNVSLKCLTEIAGVSVSQYEEQFVTLFTLTMMQLKQMLPLNTNIRLAYSNGKDDEQNFIQNLSLFLCTFLKEHGQLIEKRLNLRETLMEALHYMLLVSEVEETEIFKICLEYWNHLAAELYRESPFSTSASPLLSGSQHFDVPPRRQLYLPVLSKVRLLMVSRMAKPEEVLVVENDQGEVVREFMKDTDSINLYKNMRETLVYLTHLDYADTERIMTEKLHNQVNGTEWSWKNLNTLCWAIGSISGAMHEEDEKRFLVTVIKDLLGLCEQKRGKDNKAIIASNIMYIVGQYPRFLRAHWKFLKTVVNKLFEFMHETHDGVQDMACDTFIKIAQKCRRHFVQVQVGEVMPFIDEILNNINTIICDLQPQQVHTFYEAVGYMIGAQTDQTVQEHLIEKYMLLPNQVWDSIIQQATKNVDILKDPETVKQLGSILKTNVRACKAVGHPFVIQLGRIYLDMLNVYKCLSENISAAIQANGEMVTKQPLIRSMRTVKRETLKLISGWVSRSNDPQMVAENFVPPLLDAVLIDYQRNVPAAREPEVLSTMAIIVNKLGGHITAEIPQIFDAVFECTLNMINKDFEEYPEHRTNFFLLLQAVNSHCFPAFLAIPPAQFKLVLDSIIWAFKHTMRNVADTGLQILYTLLQNVAQEEAAAQSFYQTYFCDILQHIFSVVTDTSHTAGLTMHASILAYMFNLVEEGKISTPLNPGNPVNNQMFIQEYVANLLKSAFPHLQDAQVKLFVTGLFSLNQDIPAFKEHLRDFLVQIKEFAGEDTSDLFLEERETALRQAQEEKHKLQMSVPGILNPHEIPEEMCD encoded by the exons ATGCCAGCAATTATGACAATGTTAGCGGACCATGCAGCTCGTCAGCTGCTGGATTTTAATCAGAAACTGGATATCAATCTTTTGGACAATGTGGTGAACTGCTTGTACCATGGAGAAGGTGCACAG CAAAGAATGGCTCAAGAAGTCTTGACTCACTTAAAAGAACATCCTGATGCGTGGACAAGAGTTGATACTATTTTGGAGTTCTCTCAGAATATGAATACCAAA TATTATGGACTGCAAATCTTGGAAAATGTGATAAAAACAAGATGGAAGATTCTTCCGAGGAACCAGTGTGAAG GTATAAAAAAGTATGTTGTTGGCCTAATTATCAAGACATCATCTGATCCAACATGTGTAGAA aaAGAGAAGGTGTATATTGGGAAACTGAACATGATTCTTGTTCAG ATTCTGAAACAGGAATGGCCAAAGCACTGGCCAACTTTTATAAGTGATATTGTAGGAGCAAGCAGGACTAGTGAAAGCCTTTGTCAGAACAACATGGTGATCCTTAAACTACTGAGTGAAGAAGTGTTTGATTTTTCCAGTGGCCAGATAACTcaagtgaaagcaaaacatttgaAAGACAG tatgTGCAATGAGTTCTCTCAGATATTTCAACTGTGTCAGTTTGTGATG GAAAACTCCCAAAATGCTCCTTTAGTTCATGCAACTTTGGAAACTTTGCTACGATTTCTGAACTGGATTCCTCTGGGATATATATTTGAGACTAAGTTAATCAGCACACTAATATACAAG TTCTTAAATGTTCCCATGTTTCGGAACGTCTCTTTAAAGTGCCTCACAGAGATTGCAGGTGTCAGTGTAAGCCAGTATGAAGAACAATTTGTAACACTTTTTACCTTGACCATGATGCAGTTAAAACAG ATGCTTCCTTTAAATACCAATATCCGACTTGCCTACTCAAATGGGAAAGATGATGAACAGAATTTCATTCAGAATCTCAGTTTGTTTCTCTGCACATTTCTCAAGGAGCATGGTCAACTTATAGAAAAAAGATTAAATCTGAGAGAAACATTAATGGAG GCTCTTCATTATATGTTATTGGTATCAGAAgtagaagaaactgaaattttcAAGATTTGTCTTGAATATTGGAATCATTTAGCTGCTGAGCTCTACAGGGAAAGTCCATTCTCAACATCTGCTTCTCCGTTGCTTTCTGGAAGTCAACACTTTGATGTTCCTCCAAGGAGACAGCTTTATTTGCCTGTATTATCCAAG GTTCGATTGCTAATGGTTAGCCGTATGGCTAAACCTGAAGAAGTGCTTGTGGTGGAAAATGATCAAGGGGAAGTAGTACGAGAATTCATGAAGGATACAGATTCCATAAActtatataaaaatatgagaGAAACATTGG TGTATCTTACACATCTGGATTATGCAGACACAGAACGAATAATGACTGAAAAACTTCATAATCAAGTGAATGGGACAGAATGGTCATGGAAAAATTTGAATACTCTCTGTTGGGCTATAGGCTCAATCAGTGGAGCAATGcatgaagaagatgaaaaaagatTCCTTGTTACAGTAATTAAG GATCTCCTAGGACTCTGTGaacaaaagagaggaaaagacaaCAAAGCCATTATTGCATCAAATATAATGTACATAGTAGGCCAATACCCACGTTTTTTGAGAGCTCACTGGAAGTTTTTGAAGACAGTAGTCAACAAGCTATTTGAGTTTATGCATG AAACCCATGATGGTGTCCAGGATATGGCTTGTGATACCTTCATAAAAATAGCACAAAAGTGCCGCCGACATTTTGTTCAGGTTCAAGTGGGAGAAGTAATGCCTTTCATTGATGAAATCCTGAACAATATAAATACAATCATCTGTGACCTGCAGCCACAACAG GTGCATACGTTCTATGAAGCAGTAGGATACATGATTGGGGCACAAACAGACCAGACCGTACAGGAGCATCTaatagaaaaatacatgttGCTCCCCAATCAAGTATGGGACAGCATAATTCAACAGGCAACAAAA AATGTTGATATTCTGAAGGATCCTGAAACAGTTAAGCAGCTTGGAAGCATTCTGAAAACCAATGTAAGAGCATGTAAAGCAGTTGGTCACCCCTTTGTGATTCAACTTGGAAGAATTTATTTAGATAtgctgaatgtgtacaagtgcctaagtgaaaatatttctgcagctaTTCAGGCTAATG GTGAAATGGTAACAAAGCAGCCCTTGATTAGAAGCATGAGGACTGTGAAAAGGGAAACTTTAAAACTGATTTCTGGCTGGGTGAGCAGGTCCAATGATCCTCAGATG GTTGCTGAAAACTTTGTTCCTCCTTTGTTGGATGCAGTTCTCATTGACTACCAGAGAAATGTTCCAGCTGCTAGAGAACCTGAAGTACTTAGTACTATGGCTATCATTGTAAACAAGCTGGGCGGACACATTACTGCTGAAATACCTCAAATATTTGATGCTGTTTTTGAGTGCACATTAAATATGATCAATAAG GACTTTGAAGAATATCCTGAACATAGAACAAACTTTTTCTTGCTACTCCAGGCTGTAAATTCTCATTGCTTCCCAGCATTCCTGGCCATTCCGCCTGCACAGTTCAAACTCGTTTTGGATTCTATTATTTGGGCTTTCAAACATACAATGAGAAATGTTGCAGATACAG GACTTCAAATACTTTACACTCTGCTACAAAACGTTGCACAAGAAGAGGCTGCTGCTCAGAGTTTCTATCAGACATATTTCTGTGATATCCTTCAGCACATCTTCTCTGTTGTAACAGACACTTCACACACTGCTG GTTTGACAATGCATGCATCAATCCTTGCATACATGTTCAACTTGGTCgaagagggaaaaataagtaCTCCATTAAACCCTGGAAATCCAGTGAACAACCAAATGTTTATTCAGGAGTACGTTGCTAATCTCCTCAAATCTGCATTTCCTCATCTACAAGA TGCCCAGGTTAAGCTGTTTGTAACAGGACTCTTCAGTTTAAACCAGGATATTCCTGCCTTCAAGGAGCACCTAAGGGATTTCCTGGTCCAAATCAAG GAATTTGCAGGTGAAGAC